The DNA sequence ATGAAAGAGTGAGCAGTCGTGCAAATTCTTCTGCCTCCTTATATTGTCATATTTAAAGATAACTCAACTTCAACAGGCTGCAGCACACATGGAAACCACATCATTCAACAATGTTTTGGGGAATGAAGGTGTAAGTGCTCACACAGCCAGTCTAGGCTTCTGAACACGGTGCCTGTTTAAGAAGTACACACATTCACATGGTTTCTCCTTTCATAGGCTCAGTGCAATGAAGATACGTTTCCCAGCTCTGGCACAGTTTGTGAACCAGATGTGAGTGGTCAGGACAATTTAGGCTTTTTCATATGCTGCTTCAAGTGGAACTGAGCTGCCAATTTCTTCTGCAGGTTTCCCTTCACATTGGAAATTCACTAGTCAGATGTACATTGGATAAGGCACCAGATGTGAGTGTACAGGCACTGTCCTCTCCACATGATCATGTCTACTTCCTGTGTGACACTGCAGTGATGACTGCTGCTGTGCTTTGTTTACAGGCTTTCACTTATGGTGTAGCTACTCCAGACAGCAGTGTTGCAGAAAATGAAGTTTGTGGGAGCTTAATATCAGATCACGAAGTTGACGTAAGTATGCACACAGATTATTTGAGTTGCCAGATGACGTGTTTAAGTTTCTCACAAAACTGTCATTTTGTAAGAATCACGTAAGCAAAATCGAGGACATCATGACAAGGAAAAATACAAAGGTAATATTTTGTAATGTTAACGTGTTCTACATTATGACATGCCTTTCCGCTTTCTTGTAGGTGATGAAAGATAGCTCCACACAATGGGAACTGCCACCAGCTGACCATTCCTACACCAGCACAAGACTTTCTATGACCATGAGAACTATTTCCTATCGAACACTGACCAGTGATGACATTCTTTTTTACACTGGCATTTCTGTGGCTGCATTTGACAAGCTCGTGTCAGCACTGAAGACTCAAGACAAGACAATTCGCAAGCTCTTGACCATCGAAGACCAGCTGTTATTGACACTCATGAGGCTTAGACTTGGCCTCCTTTGTGGAGATTTAGCAAGACGGTTCGAGGTCTCTGTAGCTTATGTTTCTAGAACATTTTCGAGAGTGCTGGACGACCTGGTGAAGATCATGCAAGAAGTTGTTGTGTGGCTTCCCCGCTCAAGGTTGCGGGCAAGCATGCCCGAGAGTTTCAGAAACAGCGAGTACAGTCATACAACATGCATATTCGACTGCACTGAAGCACTAATGCAAAGGCCACGGAAACTGATGGCCAGATCCCAAAGTTACAGCCAATACAAGGGTGCAAACACGATGAAATTTCTTACCGTCATAGCACCAAATGGAtttataatgtttgtgtcagaTGTGTATGGAGGCAGGGCATCAGACAAATACATTGTAAAGACATGTGGAGTAGAAGAGTACCTCCTTCCAGGTGATGGGATAATGGCAGACCGTGGTATCAAGCTTGACCCTTATCTTGAGGCTCAAGGGATTAAAATGAACAGGCCTGCATTTACAAAAGGTAGGTGTCCACAATAGTATTTTCATAACCTCCATAAACTTAAGAGCTACACAGTAATTACATGTACATGACTGcctcttcatcttttttttctcaggAAAGGATCAGCTACCTGAAAGTGAAGTCACCGAAACTAGGCGCATCGCATCGCTACGAATTCATGTTGAGCGGGCAATCAACCGAATCAAGACGTACAGAATTTTCAAGCAAGTACTGCCCATCAAGTCAAGAAAGTATGCCAGCAAAATTGTCCTTGTTTGTGCAGGACTCTGTAACCTTAAACGACCGCTCATCAACGAACAGACAAAAACATAAATGTCCCGTGTGTACTTTAATTTAGCCTTAAGCACTCTGAGAAGCGAGTAGGGTAAACTTCACTAATgccgttttaaagcgaaagctttattggcctggacttgcaatcaagattaaccaaggctaaccatgctatgccttagcttttgctacgtatatactggcatagccgagctaagccactgccaatttttttgtaACCTCACTGGTTTCGTACCTGTGAAGCTTATGGAAGTGATTTGAAGCCAAGGTGTTAAAATGTGGTTGAATGTTTTGTTATTCATTCAATATACTTGGATGGCTCCGATGAAGCAGACATTATGAACAAATAAAATTTCACTTGCTCATCACAAATTGCAAATCTCGTCATACTTTTTGCACATAGCCAGCTTTTTCTTATAATGTAGGTCCTCAAGGCGAGGCAGGAGATGCAAAAAGTAGAATGTTTTGAGCCTCTTCAAGTTCTGTTCAATGTACCGTGTGTCAATAGGCACATTTACAATGACATCACTTTCAGCCGACCACACATAAAAATAGCAGGTGCTTTTGCCACAGCAAAACATGGTAAACTGCACTTGGTCATAGTAACCATTTTTGCCACCTGGACAAAGCACAGGTTCCCCATTCACAAGCTTAACATCATATTTTCCCTTTTCAATTAATACCGTGCAATCTGAAACTGTGGGACACTTGATCTCAACTAGAGCATCATCAGCACAGATGCCATCAGGGCTTGCAGACAGCCAAGGATGTGTACTGCTCACTACCATACCCGACTGCGCTACAGCCAAACCAGTCTTCCTCGTAAATGCTACTCTTGCAATGGCTTCATACTTCAGCCCATGCTTTGTGGCAGCATTACCGGTAAAGCCTGAATTTGAAAGCGCAGAAACAGCTTTCGAAGGATCAGTGCTTTCCCTTTTAGGAACCCGCTTCACATTTGATGCAGTTATGCGAAGGCGCCTGGCCATGCGCCATAGCGGGCACCCCTGTTCCCTAGTGGCAAATTCAAGGGAAGCCCGTCCTTCATTCGAAAGCATAACAAACTTTTGATAAAATACTCTGCAAGGGTCGCAGCCTTTTGGGAGTTCCGAAGGGTCTGCATGTGAGTGGCGAGGCTGGCTTGGCAGATCAGTAGCACGTGGGTCCCAAGCAGCCGCATTCAATGTACTATGAAGCAAGGTACCTGCAAGATATAAAGCAATTACACACAATTCACACTGCACTGTGCCGGCTAACACCACTTGTATATATAATGATGTGCAATAACCAAACATGATATCTACTGTATTTGACAGGCACCAACACCTATCGCAATCTGCATTACCATTATGTTAAATAAATGGCAACAAATAACCCGTCAGTCTCCTATCGTATGCGTGTCGATGCCAAAAAACATACTGATGCCATACAGTGGCAAAAAAAATGTAGGGTTTCAAAGGAACAACCGCCGCTGTAATTTTAAGGCATTTCACTTAACACAACTGCACTCATTTCATGTTGGAAGAAATGTGCCCTCACCAGGAATGTTGAAGAGATCTGAAAATGGTTTCCTCCCAATGTGGTTCATCAGCTCTACATCATTTCCGAAGTGACGAAACTTTCGTGTGGGTTTTGGGGCCTTGTTTTCGGAGTccacagttcgtttttgcagctTAAAGTCCATATCTTCGAGCAGGACAGGTTCCACATTCCTCTTTGTTCCCCTGTTCCACTGAGCTGTTCGGTCAGTACATGATGTGCCGGTCATTCCCGAGGCCACAGCCATATCAACTTTCCAAAGTATTGCACCAACATGGCTGCAAACCCTTGCTTTCCCAGCCATACACGAGCAACCAGCAGTGATCACCTGTCCGGTGTGCCTTACGCAAGCCCATgctgtccaaggcttttgatttATGGCCTGCGATGGTCGAACATCCGCCTTGAGGTACACTAAGTCTGCGTTAACCTTGTGACAAAGCACCTGGCCCACCCAGCCACTCTGTACAAAATTGTAGGAGTCTAGGCTTTTGTATGCCTCAGCTTCTTTGAGGTCACACGCCTTGCTCTTGATGAGGTAGCACACAATGTGGGCACTAGACACACTTGGCCATGCCTTGACATCGTCCACCCAGCTGTTGACAGACATTGGGTGCACGTAAGTCACTCCATCTGAAAAATAGGTGACATCAATCAGTGAGTGAATATGCAGGCTAAAACTAGAACGCTGTAAGAATAACTAATCAAGCTTCCTTGCGCAcaatatttacatatactgcagcaACAAATACAATGATTAAAAATTATATTCTgagggtttacgtgccaaaaccacgatttaattgCAAGGCACGCAGTAGAGAacgactcaggattaattttgaccccttgggtttgtttaacgtgcacccgatgcacagtacacgggcattttagcatttcacccccatcgaaatgcggccgccgcggccgagaatTGATCCAGCGTCCccgggcttagtagcgcaacgccatggcGCAACGCGCTACGCCACCAGGGTGGGTTATCAAATACAATGGGAACATGCGATGGAAGAATACAGATCATCGATCTCATATGTGTTAAACTGCgagataacccgccgtggttgctcagtggctatggtgttaggctgctgagcacgaggtcgcgggttcgaatcccggccacggcggccgcatttccatgggggcggaatgcgaaaacacccgtgtacttagatttaggtgcacgttaaagaaccccgggtggtcgaaatttccggagtcctccactacggcgtgcctcataatcagaataatcagagtggttttggcacgtaaaaccccataatttaatttaaaaaaaaaaactgtgagatGCACTTGGAGGCGACATTGTCATGCCCGTGGCTCAGACTGCAACGTCCCTACATTCCCTTCATTAAAACATGAAATGCTGTTTGTAGTGGGGTACTCCAGATTACTTTCACCAGCTCGGCTCCTTTAGTGTGAACACAACGCGCGGCAGTGGACGCTGCGGCCGGCCTTAAGCccaacagcgcaacaccatagccactgcgctacCGCGGAGTGCtcgtttttctgagacggtagaTATCGCTTCGTTCCCACATCGTTTCCATTTATTACGCGAGATGAGGCTTCGTAGCACGCCAGCGATGCGGGCGGATTATTAGGACTGATAGACGGCTTTCCGCGATCGCAGATCAGTACAAACTGCGTCGTTCCGCACATGTCTGAGTGGAAAGCACTTGCGACAGAGAGCGAAGATTTCGGTAGGACACCGTCGCGAAGCGATCCTAAGCAGCTTGGTTGCAGACCAGTCATGCGATAAGATCTTGTTCATAGCAGGATAGCGAGCGATGGGAAGATGCGGTGTCCGCGCCGCCACAAACGTGCGAGCTGACAGCTGCTGCTAACACTCCCGTTCAAAGTACAACTCACAGACGCACCTGTATGTAATTGCTGGCTGCGCGATCACGGacacagcgaacgatgaaagaTAGCATGCATTGTTTATTCTACGCGAAATTCACGCGCAAAACATTGCGAGTTGAGCGCACACACTTACCGATGTCGATCGTATCCCCAGCCGACAATGTGATGGGCCCGCTGGCTCCTGGTTGCGTGCTGCTGTTCGTTGTGGCCACTGTGGCCATTTCCTAGCAGCGATGAAGACTTCGCGAGCAGAAAGATGCGTGTGCAACGCGCTAACAAAAATTCCGCAGGAATTCACAGACACAAACGTCGGCACACCTCATACGAACACGTTGCCAAAAGGCACTGCCGGCGCAGTTAACAGCCCAGCATGGCGCGGCAATGACGCTTCCGGTGAAAGCCGACAGGTGGCGCTAGTATGATGCATATGGCGGCGCCCAGCTGCCTTAGGTAAAATAGtctatagagaagcgtggacgctattttttagttttgtttactaaatctaaagaagcagtgcattacagtgcgaaacttgatgtgctccagcaacgctggcacgccggcgtcgtgcaacgcctagcaacgcttccatgccgcacgcgtgactgaaaggaacgtgcctggcaaaacgtaccgtgctcgcgcttctccgaaggtgggcgacagcacgcacgcgcaagcaaacgtcacgtggttaagcagtgaggcgaagcgctcgttcagggccaggagcggcgtaaggacgcatgaaggtatcttggcccaaacaataaaacgttccttttaggggtgtgcgaatattgaaattttcgattacgaatcgaatacgaataaggcgaagaactctcttcgaatatcgaatcgaatatcgaatacatgtgtagtattaaaaaattgcaagagaggtaacaatagctttattacccttttaaaaataacattgcattttacaaggttgcttcaaattaaagaggtactcaattatagataatggactcaggtaatgccctcagtcaggtagaacgcttgttacagattgtcgtgaaggaaaattaactgctcaatatggccagaaagtaaacgctctctatgcactgtcacatttctaccggtagaaaagactctttcactagagactgaagtggcagggatcgccaagtacttccgggcgagtgcacttaaaagcgggtacctgaagcggccaatggactgccaccactcacaaggattcatgcccctttccagaagaggcttttgcgcgtagtctgtaacttccctctcaggggcagatagatgccaaatgtgtcttctctttgttcatcactagatcgtcaaaagcattccgtacactcgatgccaccagtggacacgaagtcgacgctggcacggcggtgtccccacggtgttccacgacagcttcctggagctcccttgtcacaaggtttttcagccagatcatctgaccagatgcctgatgaactgtggccacaaagcgcggatcaagaaacatgcctaggctggccacttcgtcaaatttccactccgcacaaagagccttgatacattttgaatcaatgttagcaaaccctgagttgcctttgcaaccttcaaggcaatggggcattccaaaaataattggaattataaagcttggtgaaaaagaaaccgaaactgatcatgtctcaaatgcctgaagcagatagactgaaacagagcatacagataatggcaactcagggttgcaaaggcaaccttgagttgcctttgcaaccttcaaggcaatggggcattccaaaataattggcattataaagcttggtgaaaaagaaaccgaaactgatcatgtctcaaatacctgaagcagatagactgaaacagagcatacagataatggcaactcagggttgcaaaggcaaccctgagttgcctttgcaaccttcaaggcaatggggcattccaaaataattggaattataaagcttggtgaaaaaaaaccgaaactgatcatgtctcaaatgcctgaagcagatagactgaaacagagcatacagataatgagcggatcatgcgaagttctcagttaataaacatgttcttaggagaatgcggagcaagcatacaattggttaattgctcaattattcgcagtctatccgaatattcgccgtttccaccgttattcggccgtcctcggatattcgtgaatttccgaacatgcatttctcgaatcgaatacgcttcgaatatggaaaatattcgattcgtattcgaaatattcgcacacccctagttcctttccttcgagcgcttcctaaccttacgtgaggcctccttacagcgaaggaccgatggaggaagcaagcgtactctgaaagctcccttcacccgtcctcacctaaggagcggttgccgcgtgcctgggttcgagattatctcttcaaatctttccgcgaacaccattattctattaaaaaatgttgtatcgtcgcacaatctttaaattgaatagctaatatagagaagcgtggacgctttcttctagtttcgtttaccaaagttaaaaaaaagttgcgcattagagtgcaaaacttgatgtgctccagcaacgctggcacgccggcgtcttgcaacgcctagcaacgcctagcaatgcttgcatgccgcacgcgtgactgaatcgaacatgcctggcaagacgtaccgtgctcgcgcttctccgcaagtgggcgacagtgcgcacgcgcaagcgaatgccacgtggttaagcagtgaggtgaagcgctcgttcagggccaggagcggcgtaaggacgcatgaaggtagctttggagctaccttatgctgaggaagcaccaaggaagccttcaccgagggctcctcagtaaggaagctttcagagtgacataaggtagcctcaccccaatgaaggcttccttagtgaggtaaggaagatttcattgtttggcttcttatgctgaggaagtaccaaggaagcaccaaggaagccttcaccgagggcgcctcagtaaggaacctttcagagtgacataaggtagcctcactgcaatgaaggcttccttactgaggtaaggaagatttcattgtctggccctctgtagcacgccgcaaccttcgcttctcattccaacgagcagctctgtctccaggaggcatctcacctcgtgggtttctagcagaggcaagcgcagctgcttatataccgccgcgacaccgcgagcgacggcagcgacggcgcgagttggagccccgtttctcctctgtcgtgacgtcacggtgtcacgtggtattgaaggcgacaccgccgcgcctgaggagctgtgttgagctctagtaatatgcttcgcataaaatgtaaCTTGACGTTCTTGGCCGTTTATGCTCAGGACTTCTGCTGAGACTCCCACATGCTTGATAATGCATCCGTTATACACCGTTAAATGTGCTGTGCTTTTCCTTGGCTCCATTGCTCGATTGGCATGCTTGAACACATACAGAGGTAGTAGGTTGGCTGGCGACCCAGTGTCTGCATTAAATCGCAGTTCTTGGCCGGCAATCTTGCCGCGAACTGTCCAATCTGCTCCCGCGCCGTCAGTTATGCCGCACACGCTGATGTTCAGGATATCGAAGTTATCATCGGCCTTTTGTGCTTCGTCGACTTGGTTTATCTGGCGTCTTCTGCAACATGCCGCGAAGTGGTTCTTTTTGTTGCAAGCGTAGCAAAACTTTCAGCGAGCCGGACGTTCTTCTGGCGCATGAATTCTTCCGAATTGACGGCAtctatattgttttttgctgTCTCGTTCAGTTTCTCTCATGTACTCTACTTGTAGCCTTTTCTTCGACCACGATGCATCTTGCTGCGCAGAAACTTCGGCTGCTTTGCTTATTTGGCCAGCTTTCTGCAAGCTCAGGTCCTTCTCGCCAAGTAACCCCTGCCTAAGCTTTTTGTCGTTGATACCAAAGACCACTTGGTCCCTTATCACGGATGGTTCAAGCTCTCCAAAGCTGCAGTTTCGCTTGCTTCTTGAGATTCCACAAAAAGCTTTCAAATGGTTCTGCCTCGTCCTGCACTCGAAGGCGGAAAACGTGCCTTTCATAAACTTCATTCCCTTCGGGGAGAGAGTACTCTTCAAACTTCCTGACCAAACTTTCATAATATTCTTTGTCCTCACGTTCGGCAAACACGAAGATGTTGTACACGTCCAAGGCATCGTCACTAGCTGTGCTGAGAAGTATTGCCGCTTTCACAGCTTTCTTATTTGACTTGTCTGACGACGTCGCTGTGATGGAGAGTTCCAACTTCTGTTTAAACAGCAGCCTGCTTCTTCTCAAGTTTCCGAAAGCTGCAACGGCTCCGGGGGCATGACGGCGTCCCTTCTGCTGCCGAGACtaacacttctgacaccatgtatcgtaaTGGACCATGTATCGTAAGTAATGGACCGAGGCGACTTCTTGCTGAGCAAATAATGACCAACTGGTCATTTATTCATATGCGTACGTACTTGCGTAGGCAGCGAGGGAGAGTCAAGGAAAAAATTGGCAAACGATACCGGCGCACATGCgcgatatatatgtgtgtgtgtgtgtgtgtgtgtgtgtgtgtgtgtgtgtgtgtgtgtgtgtgtgtgtgtgtgtgtgtgtgtgtgtgtgtgtgtgtgtgtgtgtgtgtgtgtgtgtgtgtgtgtgtgtgtgtgtgtgtgtgtttgtgtgtgtgtgatgccaTCGTTTTTTCATCCATGAAGGTGTTTGGcatcttttacccgaggtatttttgGCCCTGTATTGGCACTGTGCGTTCATTGCTTTCATT is a window from the Dermacentor albipictus isolate Rhodes 1998 colony chromosome 6, USDA_Dalb.pri_finalv2, whole genome shotgun sequence genome containing:
- the LOC135902258 gene encoding uncharacterized protein codes for the protein METTSFNNVLGNEGAQCNEDTFPSSGTVCEPDVSLHIGNSLVRCTLDKAPDAFTYGVATPDSSVAENEVCGSLISDHEVDVMKDSSTQWELPPADHSYTSTRLSMTMRTISYRTLTSDDILFYTGISVAAFDKLVSALKTQDKTIRKLLTIEDQLLLTLMRLRLGLLCGDLARRFEVSVAYVSRTFSRVLDDLVKIMQEVVVWLPRSRLRASMPESFRNSEYSHTTCIFDCTEALMQRPRKLMARSQSYSQYKGANTMKFLTVIAPNGFIMFVSDVYGGRASDKYIVKTCGVEEYLLPGDGIMADRGIKLDPYLEAQGIKMNRPAFTKGKDQLPESEVTETRRIASLRIHVERAINRIKTYRIFKQVLPIKSRKYASKIVLVCAGLCNLKRPLINEQTKT